CGGCGGTCACACTACGGGTTTCGTCCGTCGACCCGATACGGCCCGCCGTCGCAAGCAATTCCCTTTCACCGCTCCGGAACGACGAACGGATAGAACGATGTTCGGACTCACGCTGGGCAAGAAAGCGCTGAAATTCGGCTACAAACGGGCCGGGATCCCCGGTGCGATCGCCACGGGGAGCGCCGCGGCAGCGGGGTACGTCCTCGTCAAGCGCGGTCTCAAATCGAGTACCGGCGAGGAAAACGTCGACGCCGCGATCGATACCCACCAGATCAAATCGGCCGTCGACGAGGACGGGCTCGGTGCGGTCACGGACCGGGAGACCCTCGAATCCGCGATCGACGAGGACGAACTCGGAACCGACGTCGACATCGAGGAGGTTCGATCCCAAGCGGAGGAGCGAACCGAGGACGGAGACCGGGACGCCGACACGGATACTGAAGCCGACACGGATACCGAAGCCGACACGGATACCGAAGCCGACACGGATACCGAAGCCGACACGGATACCGAAGCCGACACGGATACCGAACAGTAAGCAGTCGACGCTACGAAGGGAGCACGAACCGTTCGTCGAGACCCCGTTCTTTGCCGACTCCCTGGTCACGGCTACAGTCGTGGGATGCTCACATCGCTCCGCCTCACTCGGTCGCGGATACGCGAGAGGCGCGGGAGGTGGCTACCGCCGATCTCGACGAGGCCGATCCTCGCTGCGAGGACGTAGACCGCCAGCGCGAGGGCGTACACGACCGGTGTCACGAGGAGCTGCCAGGCGAGCGTCGCCGAGAGGTCGACTCCGACCTCGGCCTGGAGGAGTCGCCTGAGGACCACGAGCGCCCGGAACACCGGGAAGTGGACCAGATAGACCCCCACCGCGTACGGTCCCAGTTTTTCGAGGAGGGTGCCGCGACCCCAGTCCGGGTTCGACAGCGCGTAGGCGAAGAGGGACAGCACGAGGAACACGGTCGCAATGGTGTACTCCGTCGTGTACGTCGCCTCGGCTATCGTGACGCCGCGGCTGAGGAAGTTGACGAAGTACTGTTCGAGCAGTTGTACGATCACCACCAGACCGAACGCGCCGAGATACAGCCGGCTCCGGTCCCGGTCCGGGCTCCAGTCGATCGCCCGTAGCTGAAAGCCGAGCGCGGTGTAGAAGAACCCGAAGAAGAGCGCATCGCGGGTCGGGAACGAGACCGAAACGAGCGCCGGATAGTTCTGGACGACCAGTCCGACGACGTGGATGCCCGCGGCGACCGGGAGGAGATACCGAACTCGCCCGACGACGACGAACAGCGATATCGCACAGATCGAGAAGAACAGCGCGGTCAGGAACCAGAACGGCGGGGCGATCGCGTCGCCGTAGTAGAGCACCCCGAGCGGTGAGAGACTTTCCAGCAGACGATTGACGAGCGGTGCCGCCAGCCGGCGGCCGGAGAGCGCTGCGACGCCGATCGAGAACACTACCGCCGAGAGATAGGTCAGTATTCCGAAACCGTAGAGCGAGCCCAGCTTTCGGAACGAGTGCTTCACGTACGACCCGACGTTCCCGGGTTCGAGTTTCGGCGCGAGGAAGTAGCCGGCCGTGACGAAGAAGAACGGCACGTCGAACTGTCCGATCGTGTCGAGGGCGACGTAGAGGTAGTTCCCGTAGGCACCGAAACCCGCGAAGGGCCGAACGTGAGCGAGCACGACGAAGAACACGGCGACTGCACGCAGACAATCGATACTGGCGATACGCTTGGCCATCCGCCGGGATTCGCGCACGGGTTCGTATGAGTCTTCCTTTTAGCGCCGACGTCGTCGCCCGCGTTCGTCGTCGACCCGCGGTTCGGGTTCCTCAGGGAGAGCGAGGGAGTATGAGAGTCTACAGCACCCGCTGACGACTACATCTCCCGGAGAATAGCTTTCCTCGGCGATACCTCGCTGACTTACTCGATGAGGGGGAGGCCCTCGACCTCGAAGTGCTGGAAGAGCGTGACGAGCGCGTAGCCGAGCACGACCACCACACCCATGAGCGCCACCGGTGTCACCGAGAGTTCGTGCATCCCGGACGACGCGAGGAACAGCGACGCCGCGACCGTCGCCAGCGTGACCGCCAGCACCGCTCTCAGGGTGACGTCGCTGAGTTCGAACCACGTCTCCTCCGGCACCACCCGCCCGCCGGCCGAACTGTATGCCATATGCATGCTTTCCACCTCTGGAATTATAAGCTTTCTTCCGACGTGAACTTCGGGATTTATGACATCGGGGCGCGTAGATATCCTCTATGACGTCGTTGTTCGAACGCGATCGATCGACGGTCGGCACCGCGATCGGACTCGCTGTCTGTATCGTCGCCGTACTCGGCTCGCAGTTCCTCGGCTGGGAGTGGGGCTCCGGTCAGCTCGTTCCGGCCGTCATTGGGATTGCGGCGGTCGTGGCGGCCGGCGTGCTGGCCTACCAGCGATTCCGGAACTAAACGGTTGTGGGGAGTGCTCTTACTCGGTAGTGGGCTCGCGAGTTCTGGACTCGGGACCGGGTAGCGGGTTGAGAAGCCCGTACCACAGTCGATAGACGACGAGCCCGCAGACGCTTCCGAGACCGTAACTCACCTCGAAGGACTCTGAGGTCGACGCGAACCGGGAGAACACCCTGCTCTGTCCGCCCCTGACGAGTTCGAACAGGATTCGGCGGCGTCGATTCGTACGCACTTCGAGCACGTCCCGGTCGGAGAGCCACGTCGTGACCAGCGACATCGCCGCACCGATGGCGACTCCTTTCGGCGACAACGGCGCGGGTCCGTCCTCGTCGATTTCGTCGGCGTGCTCGGCGACGAACTTCCGTGTCCGAAGCACGAACCGCAGCACGAACACACCGAGAACGAGCTCGAAGATTGCCTTGACCCGTCGGCGAACCATGCCTCCGGTAGAGAGCGCGGTACCATGTAACCCGGTGCTCGTCGCTATCCGGTCGCGGGTTCGGTGGGCCGGTCGGTCGGTACGCCGACGGCCGTCAGGGTCGAGCTGCCACTGCCGGTCGGTTGACTGTCGCCACCGCCGGGAGCGGGGTCCGTTCATACGTGTGGTCTCTGAAACACTGCTCCGACGTACCGAATAAATCCCGGGCCGTGTCCGTCGCGACCGGGAACTCATACGTGAGCCGTCCGATAGCACCGGCGTGCCCGACCACTACTGCCCGGACTGCGACGTCGAGATGGAGGCGACGACCGCGACCGCCGAGGGGGTAGGCGATCTCTACATCGAAACCGAACGAGAGGACGGCATCCTCAAACGCCTCGGCGTCGAGTCGCAGACCCCGCTCACCGCGTTGCTCTGTCCCGAGTGCGGGCTGACACGCTTCTACGCCGACATCCCCGAGTGAGCGACCGAGGTGGTCTTTCTCCCGCCCTCACCATCGACTATCGGTCGTCCGGCATCGAGACGGCCAATACCGGGCCATCCCCGAGACGAACGACGCGTTCGGTGACGCTTCCGAGCAGGTATCTGTTGAGTCCGGTCCGACCGTGGGTTCCCATCACGACGAGGTCGATGGCGCGGTCGTCGGCGTAATCGAGGAGCGCCCGCACCGGGGTTCCGTTGAGGACGGATGCCTCGACAGACCGTACGCCGGCGTCGTCGGCCCGAGCGACGACGTCGTCGACCGCCTGTCGACCCTCCTCGCGCAGCGCGTCGATGACGACCGGACTGCCCTCGCCCCAGGCCACGGTGAGGTCGACCACGTGAACGACGTGCAGCGCCGCATCGGTTGCCGCGGCGAGCGCGATCGCCTGTTCCGAGGCCACCTCCGCCGTGGAACTCCCGTCGGTGGGGAGGAGGATGGTCTCGATGTCCCGGTCGAGTGGCGTGTTCTCGTGGACGGTGAGAACGGGCTTCGGTGAGACGCGAAGCGTCCGTTCGGTAACGCTTCCGACGACGAAGCGACTGATGCCGGTGCGGCCGTGCGTCCCCATCACGATCCCGTCGATCGTGTTGTCGATGGCGTAATCGACGATCGCGTCGTGGATCGGGTCCGTCGTTTCGAGCACCTGCGTCGTCACGGCGACGCCGCTATCGGCGGCCAGATCGGCGACCGTCGACAGCGTGGCTTCGGCCGCGTCGGTCAGTTCGGCCGCCGCCTCGGATTCGACGTCCGCCGGGAGGTCGCCGCGTCCGAGAACGTGGACGGCGTGGATCGAGGCGTCGAACTGGCGGGCGAGCACGAGCGCCGATTCGGCCGCCGCCTCGGCGGCATCGCTTCCGTCGGTCGGCACGAGAAGGGTGTCGTACATGGTGGGATCCAGGAGGGGGAACGCGATTCCTCGCGTCGTTGTCGTATCGTGCCCTCACGTGGGGATAGTGTGGCGGACGGCATAGCTGGGGTGGCGATTCCCACCGAGGGGGAATCGCCTCTTGTCGGAGAACGATTCAGACGGAGAGGACGGGCTGTGTCGCGTAGTCGACGACGAACCCGGCCGCTTTTTCGAGCGAGGTCTCGGGGGTGCCGCTGACGGACACCCGGGGAAGCACGATGAAGTCTATCTCGGCGTCGTCGGCGGCGTCGAGGACCGCCTTCCCGGGGTGGAGACTCTTCATCGTCGGCGAGAACCCGAACGCGGTCGAATGGGAGACCGGGACGTCCTCGGCGCGGTCCTCGATCGTCGCCATGAACGACTCGCTCCGCTCGACGGCCGCATCGGCCTCGACGCCGTCCAGCGCGACGCGCTGTCCCAGTATCTCGTTGAAGACGTACAGGACGTGAACACGGGCCTCGTAGCGCTCGGCGATGGCGAGCGCGTACTCGGCGGCCCGCTCCGAGTCCTCGCTCCCGTCGACCGGCGCGAGGACGGTTTCGACCACGATGGGCTCACCCATGGACGACCCTGAACAGGGGAGGGTAAAAATCATCGGGCGGCCCCGGGACCCGCGGATTGACGACACCGAACCCAGTCCAGGTCGCGAGCTAACTGACGACCGACGGATCGTATAGAGCTTTATGGCTCGATCCCCGATCCCGACCCATGATCGAGACGGTCGTCGTCGCGACGGACGGCTCCGCGAGCGTCGAACGGGCGGTGTCGGTGGCGCTCGACCTCGCGGACCGATTCGAGGCCACGGTACACGCCCTCTACGTTATCGACGAGGACGACGTCGACGGGGAGTCTGCGGACCGCCGCGAGGAGGTCGAAAGAACGCTCACGGACCGTGGCGACGACTCCCTCGCGGCGATCCGCGAGCGCGCGGGCCACGAGGTCGTCACCGAGGTCCGCGAGGGGCGTCCCGCGGCGGAGATCTGCACCTACGCCGACGAGAGCGACGCCGACGTGGTCGCCATGGGAACCCGGGGACGACACGGCGAGTATCGGTTCCTCCTCGGCAGCGTCGCGGAAGCGGTCGTCGACTCGTGTCCCGTCCCGGTCCTCACCGTCCGCCAGCTCGCCTCCGCCTGAAACCATCGGCTGAACCGTCCATCACGGACACGACGAACCAGTAGCCGATAGACGCGATGGCCGTGGCTCACCGCTCGCCGTGTTCGTCCGTCGGCACGAGGTTATCGAGGAGGCGGTCGCCGAAAGCGAGCACGAGGAGCGCACCGAGGAGGTCGAACGCGAGGTCGGCGGCCACGTCGGCGCTCCCGTAGGAGACGAGGATCGGTTCGACCCCGAACCGCTTGGCGACCGCGTGGATGGCGTACTCGAACGCCTCCCAGAGGACCCCGAGACAGACCACGACCGCGACGACCCGTGGGCGGGGGTTGCGGTCCCGACGACGGGCGACCGCGAAGACGACCCCGCCGAGAAGCGTCGCGGAGCACGTGTGTGTGACGTTGTCCCACCACCAGACGTCGTCGTACGGTCCGAGCATCCCGACCGCGTGGGTGAGCATCCCGGCGTCCACGTAGAGGCGCTGCCATCCCTCGAATTCGAGGTCGTACCGACGTTCGAGACGGCGCGGAAGGGCGGTGACGAACAGCGCACAGACGGCGTTGACGACCGCGCCCGGACTCCGTCGACGAAGCCCGACGACGAAGACGGTGAGGATACCGGCTTGGAGCCCGCGTTCGGCCGCTCGTTTCACGGATCGCAGCATGCGTTTCGAGGGCTACGTCGCCTCGGGAAATCAAAATACTGGTCGGGCCGCCCGGGTCGCTACGAGAGCCCGTGTCCGCCCGAGTAGCGTGCGGGAACGCGCGCCAGCAGTCGGTCCGGAAGCGCCTGGACGAGCGAGTGGTCCACGAGCCGGGTCGCAACCGACGGGAGGAGGCGTCGGACGGCCGTGTAGACGGCCGCGACGACCAGTGCCGAGACGACGCCCCATCGGAACACGCCGTCGAGCGCGAGCAGGAGCGGGACGGCGACCACGACCGAGAGGAGGAGGTCTTCGGGAGCGCCATCGTACCGCACCCAACGGCGGGGAGCCAGCCACTCGCTGCGGCGGTGGTCGTAGACGGCGCGGTCGGAGGTCGCCTCCCACGGGCGCAGCTCCAGCCCACCGCCGAAGACGTCCATGACGCTGTGGACGGCCGCGCCGAGCAGGAGACAGGCCGTGGCGACCGTGGGTGCTGTCGGGACGAACACCGCGAGCGCGGTCGCTCCGATGGCCCCGATCGAGAAGTACTCGGGATAATGGAGCGTCCGTCGATGACCGACGTAGAGGTCGAGGTCCGGAAGGATACCGCCGACCAGCCCACCCAGTAGCGCGGCGGGGGCGAGTTCGGGGACCACGAGAGCGACGGGTGTCGCAAGCGCCAGCCCGACCAGCGCGTGCGTTGGAAGCATCATCGAAGAATAGACAGGGGACACAGCCGTTTGAGGCCATCGGTGGGTCACGGACCGTCCGTGTGTCGATCCGTCACGAGCGATCCGCCGAACAGTCGACGCGCCCGTGCGAGCCCGAGAGTCGCGTTCCGGACGCATCCTGCGATGTTCCGAACGTACCCCAAGACGTTCCGAGCACTCCACGATGCTCCGAACGCACCCCACAACTGTTCTGGATCTACCCTGCGGTTTTAATAGCTACAGACGCGTTCCGCCCCACATGAGCGGGCTCCGCTGGTTGCAGCTGTCGGCGGCAGAGCTGAACGAGTTCCTCGGGGACGGCGGCACCGGCGTCCTCTCGTTTTCGGCCGGGCACGACGAACCGCCGTTCTCCCTACCGGTTTCGTACGGCTACCTCGCGGACCCCGGCCACTTTCACTACCGGCTCGCGGTCCCGGAGGACAGCTCCAAGGAGCGGTTCCTCGACCGGCCCGTCTCGTTCGTCGTCCACGACCACACGGACGCGGGCTGGCGCAGCGTCGTCGCGACCGGCGAACTCGACGACCTCACGGAGCTCCCCTACGAGGCCGATGCTCTCCAGGAGCGCTGGGGCGTCGATATCCCGCTGGTCGACATCTTCGAGGAACCCCCGGACGACGTGACCTTTCGGGCGTTCCGTCTCGACGCCGACCGCGTGACCGGCCGGAAGGAAGTCCAGTCGTAGCCGGACTATCCCCCTCACCGGCCGGCGCGTAGTGGTCATCCACGCCACTCGGAGGCCAGTTCGTCGCGCGTTCGAGCGTCGAACGTGCCGTCCCGGAAGACGGTCACACGTCCGTTCTCGGCGCTGAGCGTGGCCGTCGCGACCACCTCGTCCCGGGCCGAGGTTTCGAGTGCGCTCATGTGGCGCGACCCCATCCACTCCGCGTACTCGACCCCGGCCTGCTCGTCGGACTCGGCGGCATCGGCCCCCGACAGGTCCCTGAACCGAACCATCTGGCGCTGGATGACGTTGTCGACACCGACGACGACCGCCCCGTCGCGCGACCGCGAGACGTCCCGCACCGTCTCGTAGAAGCTCGAATCCGCCCCGTGGACGCGCCGGCACTCCTCGGTCGGCCAGACGTTCTCGCCCATCGCGTCGGCGTAGTCGCGAAGCGAGCGGCCCGAGACGACCGCGAAGTACGCGCCCGGTCCGTGAGCGGAGGGTTCGTCCCAGCGCTCGAACCCGAGACTGAGGTCCTCCAGACAGTACAGCACGATATCGAGGAGTTCCCGTACCGGCGGGTGGTGGCCGTAATCGATGGTGAGCGGGTGGGGGTCGGTCATCCATCGGTCTTCGCCCGGGACGGACAAATACGTTCTCGGCACGCCGGTCGTGTCGAGCCGGACGGGGTCCACGGCGACGAGAACCGGACTAGCCGTTTATGGGACGGCGTGTCGTCGTTCGACCGTGAAGATACTCGCCCCGGTCGACAGCTCCGAGCGGAGTCGCGAAGCCCTCCGGTTCGCCGCGGAGATGGTGCGGGCGTTCGGCGGCGAGCTCCACGCCGTCCACATCACCGACGTGCGCGGGAGCCACACCGAGGAGCTCCTCGACAAGGCTCGGGCGGTGCTGGACGAGGAAGGGATCGAGGAGGACCCGGAGGTGGTCATGAACCTGACCCTGCACCGCCCGAGGGCGTCCGACCGGGTCGGTCGGGACATCCTCCGGGTCGCCGCCGAGGAGGAGTGCGACCACATCGTGATGGGCCACTACGGGGACGGCCGAATCGGGCGGGCGATCCTCGGGAGCGCGGCCGAGACGGTCGTCCGCGCGGCCGAGATACCCGTGACGATAATCCCGTAACCCGCCGTGCGTTTCGGCGGCGACCAACCGAACCCGAACGTTGAACGCGACCGCTCTCTCCTCAGATCTCGGTTTTCGCTTCCTTGCGGGTCGTGAGATCCGTCGGGACGAGGCGATAGAACCCGAACGACACCTCCTTCGGGGGCGTGCCGAAGACGTCGATGAGCGGGATGTGGGTTCGTTCGAGCCCCTGAAGCGTCTCGATGGCGATCGATTCCTCGGTCGTCTCCTCTAGCGGCCCCGTCGCGATGGCGCTGCGCCAGCCCGCGTCCGTGTGGTCGTAGGTGACGAACGAGACGGTGCGACCGGCGAGGTCGGCTCGCTCGCGGTCCGAGCCGAGCGCCAGTCGAAAGTAGAAGACCCCGTCGGTCGCGTCGTAGCCGTACGAAACCGGTCTCGAATGCGGTGCCGGGTCGTCCGTCGAGACCGACAGCACGCCGGTCCCGCCGGTACCGAGAAACGCCGCTCGTTCGTCCGCGTTCAATTGTCGGGTGTCGGTATCTGCCATCTCTCTCTTCCTCTCTACAACGGGAACCGGCGAAACACCATCACCGGGACGGTCCGGTCTCGGTGGCGATCGACGAGCGGTGTTCGGGGCGTGGGTGTCGGACCGTCAGCTCGATCGCACCGTCGCGCGCGATCGAGACGACGAGGTCCCCGCCGACCCGTACGTACTCGCTTGTGTGGTGCCCGGAGGACCGAACCCGAGTCCGTTCTTCCAGCAGCCCCGTCTCGGTGAGGAGCCCGAGCTTCCGGTAGACGCTCGACGGTGGGAGGTCGCACTCCTCGGCGATCTCGCTCGCGGACAGGGCGTCGTCGCCCGTCGCCGCGAGGATCGCCCGACAGTCGGGAGTGTGAACCGCGTTGAGCAGGCTCTGGATGGTGTCCTCGGTGCTGACGACGGTCGTCGCGTCGGTCGACGGGCTGGACCGGTCGGCGAACGCAGCTGTCGTCCCTGACTGGCTCATGGCTACACCAACGCCACCAACGGGCAATAGCGTAGAACCCCAATACTCGGGGACGTTTATATACGGCGGCGCGATCCGACGGCGGCTCAGAGGACGTCCTCGAGGATCTTCGTCTCGGCCGCCGCCAGGTGTTCGCCGAACGTCGACGGGTTGATGTCGAGCGCCGCGGCGACCTCCGTCGCGTTCGCGCGTCGTGGTCGTTCGAAGTAGCCCATCTCGTAGGCGGTTTCGAGGACTTCGAGCTGTCGGGGGGTGAGTCTGCTCCGCTCGACGAAGACCCCGTCCTGACCGTGCTCGCCGGCCGGGGAGCGGATCAACCGCTCGATGTCCATGCCCGGGAAGCGCTCGCGGAGCGCCCCGACGACGTTCCGAAGCTGGTCGTAGTCGGCCGCGTAGAAGGCGATCGTCACGGCCCCGTCTCGGGCGACGTATCGGTCGACCGGGCAGCCGAACCGCCCGAGACACTCGCACGGACAGCGCACCCCCTCGCCGTGGGTGAACCGATACCGGTGGGTGGAGCCGTGTGAGAAGATCTGCGAGACGTCGGTTTCGGGGTCACACGCCGTGTCCATAGAGAACTCGGTGACGCAGGCCTCACAGTCGCCGGGACAGACGCTCACCCTGACCGAATCGATCGTGGCCCCCTCGCTCGCAGAGAGGTCGGCGAGCGGGCAGCCCTCAGGTCTCGCGAACTCGATCGTGGCTCGGATCCCGTCCGACATAGTTATGAGCGGTGGTCGGTCGCGCCTGACAGAGCGAACGGCGCGATCCTCGTTTCGTCGCCGTCAGGAGGGCTCATGCTCCCGGTCGATCTCGATCACACGGCCGCTCACCGAGTCCGGGGTGAGCCGATACAGTCCGATGTCGAGGTCGGGCTTCGACTCACCCCAGATCTCGAACAGCGGACGCTTCGCCTCGCCGTACTGTTCGATGTGTTCGACGGTGAGGTCGTCCTTCGGGACCTCCTGGAGGGTCCCGACCGCGACGACGCTACGATACACGTCGGTCTCCTCCTCGTAGACGACGATCCGTGCCCGAGGGGCCGACGCCAGGAACCGCCGTTTTTCGCTCGCGGGCGTCGAGACCAATCGGAGGTAGAAGCGGCGCTGGTCGGTGTCGTAGCCGTAGGAGATCGGGATGGCGTAGGGTTCGTCCTCGCGGGCGAGCGACAACACGCCGGTCTCGTGGCGGCCGAGAACCGTATCCGTCTTCGCGTCCGACAACGCGGTCTGTTGATCCAGGGCCATCCTCTCGTCGAGCCGTTGTCGGAGACCCGCATTAAGCGTTGCTCATAGCCTGGCCGGCGGATCCCGCTCTCCGAAAGCGGACGACGACACACCGAAACGCCGCTCTACGGTGTCTCGACGGCGAAACGGAGAAGGACGAACTCGGCGGTCCGGTCACGG
The Halococcus hamelinensis 100A6 DNA segment above includes these coding regions:
- a CDS encoding acyltransferase, which gives rise to MAKRIASIDCLRAVAVFFVVLAHVRPFAGFGAYGNYLYVALDTIGQFDVPFFFVTAGYFLAPKLEPGNVGSYVKHSFRKLGSLYGFGILTYLSAVVFSIGVAALSGRRLAAPLVNRLLESLSPLGVLYYGDAIAPPFWFLTALFFSICAISLFVVVGRVRYLLPVAAGIHVVGLVVQNYPALVSVSFPTRDALFFGFFYTALGFQLRAIDWSPDRDRSRLYLGAFGLVVIVQLLEQYFVNFLSRGVTIAEATYTTEYTIATVFLVLSLFAYALSNPDWGRGTLLEKLGPYAVGVYLVHFPVFRALVVLRRLLQAEVGVDLSATLAWQLLVTPVVYALALAVYVLAARIGLVEIGGSHLPRLSRIRDRVRRSDVSIPRL
- a CDS encoding universal stress protein, which encodes MYDTLLVPTDGSDAAEAAAESALVLARQFDASIHAVHVLGRGDLPADVESEAAAELTDAAEATLSTVADLAADSGVAVTTQVLETTDPIHDAIVDYAIDNTIDGIVMGTHGRTGISRFVVGSVTERTLRVSPKPVLTVHENTPLDRDIETILLPTDGSSTAEVASEQAIALAAATDAALHVVHVVDLTVAWGEGSPVVIDALREEGRQAVDDVVARADDAGVRSVEASVLNGTPVRALLDYADDRAIDLVVMGTHGRTGLNRYLLGSVTERVVRLGDGPVLAVSMPDDR
- a CDS encoding universal stress protein, translating into MGEPIVVETVLAPVDGSEDSERAAEYALAIAERYEARVHVLYVFNEILGQRVALDGVEADAAVERSESFMATIEDRAEDVPVSHSTAFGFSPTMKSLHPGKAVLDAADDAEIDFIVLPRVSVSGTPETSLEKAAGFVVDYATQPVLSV
- a CDS encoding universal stress protein; this translates as MIETVVVATDGSASVERAVSVALDLADRFEATVHALYVIDEDDVDGESADRREEVERTLTDRGDDSLAAIRERAGHEVVTEVREGRPAAEICTYADESDADVVAMGTRGRHGEYRFLLGSVAEAVVDSCPVPVLTVRQLASA
- a CDS encoding metal-dependent hydrolase, producing MMLPTHALVGLALATPVALVVPELAPAALLGGLVGGILPDLDLYVGHRRTLHYPEYFSIGAIGATALAVFVPTAPTVATACLLLGAAVHSVMDVFGGGLELRPWEATSDRAVYDHRRSEWLAPRRWVRYDGAPEDLLLSVVVAVPLLLALDGVFRWGVVSALVVAAVYTAVRRLLPSVATRLVDHSLVQALPDRLLARVPARYSGGHGLS
- a CDS encoding pyridoxamine 5'-phosphate oxidase family protein, with translation MSGLRWLQLSAAELNEFLGDGGTGVLSFSAGHDEPPFSLPVSYGYLADPGHFHYRLAVPEDSSKERFLDRPVSFVVHDHTDAGWRSVVATGELDDLTELPYEADALQERWGVDIPLVDIFEEPPDDVTFRAFRLDADRVTGRKEVQS
- a CDS encoding diadenylate cyclase; its protein translation is MTDPHPLTIDYGHHPPVRELLDIVLYCLEDLSLGFERWDEPSAHGPGAYFAVVSGRSLRDYADAMGENVWPTEECRRVHGADSSFYETVRDVSRSRDGAVVVGVDNVIQRQMVRFRDLSGADAAESDEQAGVEYAEWMGSRHMSALETSARDEVVATATLSAENGRVTVFRDGTFDARTRDELASEWRG
- a CDS encoding universal stress protein; this translates as MKILAPVDSSERSREALRFAAEMVRAFGGELHAVHITDVRGSHTEELLDKARAVLDEEGIEEDPEVVMNLTLHRPRASDRVGRDILRVAAEEECDHIVMGHYGDGRIGRAILGSAAETVVRAAEIPVTIIP
- a CDS encoding pyridoxamine 5'-phosphate oxidase family protein, producing MADTDTRQLNADERAAFLGTGGTGVLSVSTDDPAPHSRPVSYGYDATDGVFYFRLALGSDRERADLAGRTVSFVTYDHTDAGWRSAIATGPLEETTEESIAIETLQGLERTHIPLIDVFGTPPKEVSFGFYRLVPTDLTTRKEAKTEI
- a CDS encoding helix-turn-helix domain-containing protein, whose product is MSQSGTTAAFADRSSPSTDATTVVSTEDTIQSLLNAVHTPDCRAILAATGDDALSASEIAEECDLPPSSVYRKLGLLTETGLLEERTRVRSSGHHTSEYVRVGGDLVVSIARDGAIELTVRHPRPEHRSSIATETGPSR
- a CDS encoding helix-turn-helix domain-containing protein, whose translation is MSDGIRATIEFARPEGCPLADLSASEGATIDSVRVSVCPGDCEACVTEFSMDTACDPETDVSQIFSHGSTHRYRFTHGEGVRCPCECLGRFGCPVDRYVARDGAVTIAFYAADYDQLRNVVGALRERFPGMDIERLIRSPAGEHGQDGVFVERSRLTPRQLEVLETAYEMGYFERPRRANATEVAAALDINPSTFGEHLAAAETKILEDVL
- a CDS encoding pyridoxamine 5'-phosphate oxidase family protein, with protein sequence MALDQQTALSDAKTDTVLGRHETGVLSLAREDEPYAIPISYGYDTDQRRFYLRLVSTPASEKRRFLASAPRARIVVYEEETDVYRSVVAVGTLQEVPKDDLTVEHIEQYGEAKRPLFEIWGESKPDLDIGLYRLTPDSVSGRVIEIDREHEPS